Genomic DNA from Thermoanaerobaculum aquaticum:
CTTCACCATGCCGGGGTCGTAAATCGTACCGGCCCTCTCGGCCAGGAAAGCCACTGAGGATTCGCGGGTGGTGAGGCCGCGGTACCCCCGGGCCGTCACCAGCACCGAAAACGCCTCCGCCACGCTCACCAACCGCGCCGCGGGGTGAGGGCGGCGGGGACGGGAGAGGCGGGGGTAACCGGTGCCGTTGTAGTGGAGGTGGTGCTCAAAGGCCACGATGGCGGCTAATGGCGTGAGGTGTGGCACCTTCAGCAAAGCGGTGGCGCCCTCCATGGGATGATCCAGCACCAGCTCCAGCTCTGGCCCGGAAAGGGAAAGCTCCCGCACCCGCACTTCTTCCGGCGTGAAGAGCTTGCCCACGTCGTGGAGAAGGGCAGCCACGCCAATGTCGGCCACTGGCCCGCGGGAAAGCCCCGCCAGCCTGGCCATGCCCATGGCCAGCGCCGCGGTGTTGTGGGCGTGTACCGCCGGCCAGCGCTCTTCCCCCTCCCAGGGGGCCATGTGATCCATGGGCTGGGGGTTGTCCTCCAGCAGCTCCCAAATGGACTCGGTGATGCGGGTGAGATCCCCCACGGCCAGCGAACCCGTGGCGGCAAAATCCACGAACACCTGGGCTAAAAGCGTGATGCGGTCGCGGACCGCCGGGAGGTGCCCGCGACCCGCGCGCCCGTGCTCGCGGTCCGGGCCACCCAATGCTTCCTCTGCCAGCTCCACCTTGCCCACCACAATGTGGGGTTGGGAGTGAACGGGGGTTTCATCGCCGGCGGCTAGCTCTTCCAGGAACGTCTTCAGCTCTGCTTCCCCTACACCCGAGCGGAAGCTCACGTGCTCCACACCCCGCCGCGTGAGCCGTCGGAGAACCGCGGCAGCGTGGCGGCTGG
This window encodes:
- a CDS encoding HD-GYP domain-containing protein, coding for MNPERWEELVLSVLGELASGLTAVALYGSSHPRAQESLRSLKALLDELLASQPTLDLVVLGEELFVEERPFTRASRHAAAVLRRLTRRGVEHVSFRSGVGEAELKTFLEELAAGDETPVHSQPHIVVGKVELAEEALGGPDREHGRAGRGHLPAVRDRITLLAQVFVDFAATGSLAVGDLTRITESIWELLEDNPQPMDHMAPWEGEERWPAVHAHNTAALAMGMARLAGLSRGPVADIGVAALLHDVGKLFTPEEVRVRELSLSGPELELVLDHPMEGATALLKVPHLTPLAAIVAFEHHLHYNGTGYPRLSRPRRPHPAARLVSVAEAFSVLVTARGYRGLTTRESSVAFLAERAGTIYDPGMVKALQELVLGNAS